Genomic window (Phragmites australis chromosome 21, lpPhrAust1.1, whole genome shotgun sequence):
CAGGATCGCCGACGCGACCTCACTGGAGATGAAGCCGAAAGAGGTGCTCGACAGGAATCGATCTCAGCTGGGGTTTAACGAGGTTTTGTGCGATGGGGAGTAGCAATGGGTCGTTGTGGATGGTTCTAGGCACTTGACTCGATTAGTGAAGCACTGGCAGTGGCTAGCGGCAACGAGCAGTAGTGGCATAGAGGGAGGCTACGGTGAGGGTTTGGCTGGATCATGGATAGGTTAAAAGAAGGGGCAAAGGAGGTAGAGTGGAGGATGGTGGAGCTCACCGTGGGGTCGGATGGGATGGACGATTGTCGGAGTTGGAAATCAacagtgatggtggtggcgctCTGTCAGCTTCGTCACGTGCCTGCCTCCTGCTCCAGAGCATGGGGCCGATGGTGTGACGACCTCTAGCTCGATGGGTTCGTGCACCGCACCAGCCTCCATGATCAGCGTGTCATGTTCCTCGTTGCCGGTGTGCACGCCCGAAGCCTCCACCACTATCCATGCCATCTCAGCGATCTCCCGCCTCGCCAAAAGTGCATCACCATGCGTCCCTTACTTCCAGCAGTAAAACCCCTCAAGTTATAGTGTGAATCATGCAGCAGTCGAGCAGCTCAAGCcatctttctcctttttggccATGGCGCCATTGCCGCCCGATCTCCTTCTCCGGTGAGCCTCTATCCAATTCCTTGCTATTAAACCATCTATAGGATCCCAGGAATTTGACCCTTGCCCTCATTTTCTCTTTGGTGAATGCTGTGAAGCTACTGACGTTGCCTTGCTTTCACCATCACCGTCTGTTGTCGCCTGGCCGCCTCAAGGCACCATGGGTTGAGCAACACCCTCCATGGGTTGAACGATGCCATGAGGGGCATGCGCCTCGGCTGCTCGCCCCTCTTCGCGCAAGTCATCGCCATGAAAGACGATGAGGCCGCTCAGCCAATGGTGCAGGGGCACCAAAAAACATCATCGTCGTTGTCCCATAAGGTGAGCCCCGTCCATGACTTCCCCTTCCTTAGGTCCCTCGCCTATTTGACCCTCCCTCCCTTCTAGCACTTGAGGACAAGGTCAACGAGCCTCGGCTAATCGGTGTTGTCACTGTTCTCCATGGACCTCAGGTTTCAGTCCACCTTGAGCAGGAAGGCGTCGAAGGTGAACACGTCATTGCTCGTGGTGACCTTGTCGGTCTTGAACACGCTGTCCGAGGCACAATCTTCTCGACGTCTAACAGGTGCTTGTCGTGGCTGGCGTTCACCATGTAGTCATAGACAAGCACCAGTTCGCCTAGTCGCCGACAgtaacaatttttttagagagagaaaagaggaaagaagaaaagatgagATGTCATATGACATATGGGATCCACTTCCACATGTGACCCAAGACGGACAAAAccactgtccaaaccacttaGGGAGGAAAAACAAATGGTTTCAATTATTGCGAGAGCATTCATATCTGGTTTTTCGGTTCAAGGAGGAAAATCGTATAGAGGCAATAGTTGAAAGAGTTAGAATAGACTTTTTCCTTCCAAAAGACTTGAGGCAGTGTACACTCAGGCCTTTAAATGGCTAAGGCGGTGTGCACTCGGgccctctctcccttccccgCACCTGTGCCCAAACGAACCTACCTGCTCCCCTCTTTTCGATTGCTTCTTTCACTTTGGCGCTGGCCCAATAATTGGCCAAAGCTTGTCTGGACCTGGCCCAACACCACCTCCACCGCTCCACCTCGACCTAACAGCCTAACTCTATTTCCACGTTGATGTTGCATCACCATCGTCAAACTTTGATGACCCATGCCCCTCTATTCCTCTATCTCTCTCATCCCATCGTCGCAGTCAGCATCATCGGGAGCCCCATTGTAACATCTtgtcgccaccgccaccgtcgtCTTTTGATAGGCGACCTACAAACCCCGACCATTGTCAACCTGTTGGGCTTCACCTAGATATCGGGTTTGAATTTGTTATAGAATCAGACATCAAAGTAGCCTATTGTCGGAGACTTGGTGTGATTAGTTGATGAAAACATATCTTTTCATATTCCCACATAATAATGTTAACATAGGTGGATCCAAAGGACTACCCTGGATTTTGGACCAAAAAATCATGGCAAAGACTACTTGAAGAACGTGCATGCTAGTTCGATTCCGCCTGCACGTAATCCGACACCACACGATCCTAATCTGGTGACTCTAAACTAAGGCCAAAGGCACAAGCATTAATTAACCTAGATCATGGAAGCCACTCTGCTCTAATCACCCCACGTTCTACTGTCGCTCGAcattaattctctctctctctctctctctctctctctctctctctctcgtaccCTGCAGACACATCCATCCATTCTTTATCCGGAACAAGCTGCTACCAGGCCCACCTCAGCGTCGATCCGTCCATTAGCCACTCTGCGTCTGGTGGCGCCATAGCGCGCGACGGCTGTGGAGGCCAGCGACACAAGTGGAGGCCAGTGACACAAGGCAGCTGGCAGCATAGCATGCCTTGAGCAGAAATCAAGGCTAGCCGGTCTCATACCCAACGATGAAGAGCTGGACCAGGCATGGAGGAGCTCGTGCTCGACGACGATGAGCTCGATCGGCTCGATTTGGGCAGCATGGAGTCTAATTTTGATGGTCAAAATCTCGATCTCGGGTTGAGGAGTTTGATCAATTCAGGTAGTGAGAAACTTGATTCCCTTGGGAGGGTGTCAATTTGTGCGGCAAGGAACTCATTACTGACAGGAGAGCATTGATTTGGGTATTGGTGGGAGCAGCTCTATAGCTTGCCTATAAGGATATATTGATTTGCTTCTCAGTTGCAacaattttcttcaaaatatgtATTAATGTGCTTTTCATTTTGAATATGCATAGCATGTGGTTATTCATGCTGCCGGTGGAGTTCTCTCTCTCCATGGGGTTGAGGATTGGGCGTCTGATGCTGGCGGGGCTCGTCCCGATGAGGAGGAGCTTGACCAGTTCCAGATGAGCTCATCCCCGGCAACGAGGAGCTCAATCTGCTCGATATGGGCGATGTGGAGTCTAATTTCGATGGTAAGAAGCTTGATGTCGGATTGAGGGGCTCGGTCCCATCAATTCAAATGGTGAGAAGCTCAATACCCCTAGGAGGATGTCGATTTGGCTGTTGGGGGAGCATCAGTGCAACTTGCATGTAAGACTATACTAATTTTGCTTCTCTTGGTGCAGCATTATGCATTAGTCAGGTCCAAAAATCCTAACTATGTACCCCAAAGGTCCAATCCATTACAAatgagaagaaaacaaacgagGAGAGAAAAAAGTCAGTGCACAGCGGGTAAGCTCGCGCACGGCGAGTGGCGGTGAGCACCGCAGATGCGCACGACGGGAGTGCGTGGTGGGCAGCGGCAGGCACGCGCGAGACGCGCGCGGCAATACGAGCTTGAGGTGCTCTTCGGCTCTTCGCCTCTTCGAGGACATCAGGGAGTGATTTGTGTGCAGCAGCGCGGTAGTGTGGGGGAGGCGTCCGAGCTGACCTCCGTTATGCCGGGGTCCAACCAGCCGCGCTCGCCGCGGCAGGCTGGGCCTTCGCGGTGGTTGCGGGCGTGCCGGGGGCGCCGCCCCTCGACGCCCTGCTCCAGGACGTTTTCGGTGTCATCCCAGGACATGCCTTCGCCTCGGTGAGTAATCTGCACCTTCTTGCCCAACacattaagtaaaatttgcctTTTATTACCGTAGTTTGACAATTGGACAAGTGATTGAGCATAGGACAAGAACGTTTTCACGTTGAGAAGTTTATATTGTTGCGCAAACCTGAGTGCATTGAGTGCATAATTTATCCAATGTTGATGGGGGATTGCAGTTTGAAGGTTAGAACTTGATGTAGATGGGAATCGCCTTTCCGGAACTACTGAATTGAGGTGCTCGGTCACCAAGTTCTACGGTCAGTTAGCCTTTTCAGCGAGTAACTCCTTCAATTTGTACGCCCGTGTTTTCCGAAATGACTTTTCAAGGGTCACTACCCATGCTTCGTCAGAACCAAAATAGAGTTTAGCTTCAAGCCTACAACCGTTCATACAGGCTCCGCCAATCCCAGCAAGAAACATAACAATGCCTCGGAAAATTGTACTTAAAAACCCATGTTACCTGTAACAGAGTGATTTAGCTACACGCTTGAGTTTTACATCCAAAATTAGAAAGGTCCAACCTTAGgcaaaaagtttttttttccgtCAGAAAATTTGATCACGCAGGTTGTTCTTTTCCGGGATTGATAACTCGATGCTATTGTCTTTATTTGACTTAGTTTTACTTATGAATTGCAAATGTAAAATTGTTAATACATGAAGAGAAATGATGACATTACGTTTAATATATTGTAGAATTGTTAGAACATGACTTAGTTTTACTTGGACTATTTATATTGCAGTCTTCGTAAATTTTAAACTTATTTTATGAATTTACGACGTTGAGAACGTTTAATAGatttatattgtatttttagcaaattttatacATGTATATTGGATTCGAAAGTTTAGAGTGTCCAGTACACCCAGCGATAAAATCCTGGCTCCACCACTGGACGCTAATTGTCAATTATTGATAAAGTCAACTATGAAAATACTTATTTTAAATTAGGATAAATATTTATTAACTGTGCATATCAAATAGAAGGACATaagattttatacaggttcataTCTCTATTAGAATATAAGATTTTATACAGATCCATATCTCTATTACGATAAATACCTGGCTTGTTGATCATTCCTGGTAAGCAATAGTATTCTTTGCTGAACAACAAACACCTTATTCTATATGTCACACCATGCAGGCCAGAGCAATGCATGGCGTGTTGACCAGGGGCCACAAGTCACACGTACCCATCACCATCAGCCTCCGTACTTGGCCTTGTAGTCCTGCCACAGCTGCTGCACGGTCTTCCCCAGTATCTGAGCGAAGAAGTCGTCGGTGTATCCATCCTTCATCTTGGCGTTGAGCAGCGCGACGAACCCTGGCTTGAGCGAGTCGCAGTAGTCCAGGAACCTCGCCGTGACGTCGTACCCCTGATCCCACCGGTCCCCTTGGCCCGGCTGCACCCAGTGCCCCGGCGCGTATCCCGCCTTCAGCCTCACGAAGTCGGCGATACCCTCGATGAGGCCGCCGTTCGCCTGCCCCTGCCCGTTCCACTGCCACACGTGTGTTGCCTCGTGGTACAGCACACCAGTCACCTACCATGGCACGGCGCACAGAGATACATATACTCATGATAAAGCTATCCATGTAGCAAGGCGAGGTAGAGCTACGCGCGTTACCTCGGTCTTGACGTCGCCGGAGTAGCCGCCGACGTACTGGGCGCTGAGGTGGATGCCGTTGTTGCTGGTGAAGGCCACGCCGCCGATGTCCTCGACGACAAGGGTGACCGCGTCGACGGGCTTGCGGTCGGCGGGGCTGGGCTGGTTGAAGGTGTTCCAGATGAAGGTGGACGCGTCGGACAGGACCTGCTTCGCGTAGTCGAGGCCGACGGCCTGGTCGAACCGCTGCC
Coding sequences:
- the LOC133902901 gene encoding uncharacterized protein LOC133902901, whose product is MKLHVATVASLLALAAAATAGAVTFDATNTASNTPGGQRFDQAVGLDYAKQVLSDASTFIWNTFNQPSPADRKPVDAVTLVVEDIGGVAFTSNNGIHLSAQYVGGYSGDVKTEVTGVLYHEATHVWQWNGQGQANGGLIEGIADFVRLKAGYAPGHWVQPGQGDRWDQGYDVTARFLDYCDSLKPGFVALLNAKMKDGYTDDFFAQILGKTVQQLWQDYKAKYGG